TCTTCCCCTAAATCTAACTCTTTTGCTATATCTATAGATAATTCGTTTATTCTTTGAGTTTTATCAAATATTGTACCAAGTTTTTCTTGATATACAATTGTTTTTAAACTTTCTACATATTCTTCAAGCGGTCTTCTTACATCTTCATTGTAGAAGAATTTTGCATCTTCAAGTCTAGCATCCAATACTTTTTCATTACCTTTTGTCACTATATCAATATGTTCTGAATTACCATTTCTAACTGCTATAAAATATGGTAATAAATTACCTTTATCATCTATCACTGGATAATATCTTTGATGCTCCTTCATAGGAGTAATTATTACTTCTTTAGGCAACTTCAAATACTCTTCTTTTATTCTACCTCTTAATGGTGTTGGATACTCTACTATATAAATTAATTCTTCTAATAGCTCATCATCTTGTAATAGATTACCACCTTTTTCTTTAGCCAGCTTTACACAACCAGTTTTAATAATTTCTTTTCTTTTTTCTTGATCTACTATTACATAATTTTCTTTTAACTTTGTAAAATACTCATCTGTATTTTCGATTTTTATATTATCAGATCCTAAGAATCTATGACCTCTAGTAATATTAGATCCTTTTATACCTTCTAAATCAAACTCTACTATTTCACTATTAAATATTGAAACCAGCCATCTTATAGGTCTTGCAAACTTTATATTTTTTCCTCCCCATTTCATAGGTTTAGGAAAATGAATCTTCTTTATATAATCACTTATGTTTTGTTTTAGAATATCCTTTGTATTTGTTCCTTCCACATGTTTATTTGCAAATACATATTCTTCTCCATTAAATTCATCTATGATTATATCCTCTATATCTACTCCTTGTCCTCTAGCAAATCCTAAAAGTGCTTTTGTTGGATTATTATTATCATCAAATGCAATTTTTTTAGATGGTCCTTTTACAGTTTCTTCTAAGTCAGATTGCATATCACTTATTCCTTCTATAAATAGAACTAATCTTCTAGGTGTGCCAAAAGTAGATATTTTTTCATAATTAACTCTATTCTCATTTAATAGCTCTTGCATATTATCTTTCATCTGTTCTAATGTGTTTTGCATAAATCTATATGGTATTTCTTCTGTTCCTATTTCTAAAAGATACTTACTCATTTATTTTTCCTCCTTTAACAATGGAAATCCTAATGCTTCTCTTTTTTCTATATATTTAGAGGCAATGAGTCTTGCTAAATTTCTCACTCTTGATATATACCCAGTTCTTTCAGTTACGGATATTGCACCTCTTGCATCTAATATATTAAATGCATGTGAGCACTTTAATACATAATCATAAGCTGGATATACTAATCCTTCTTCTATTAATGCTTTAGCTTCATTTTCATATACTGAGAATAAATTAAATAATACATCTTTTTTTGCTTTTTCAAAACTATATACTGAATGCTCAAATTCTGCTTGTTTAAATATTTCTCCATACTTAATATCTTTTGTCCAATTTATGTCAAATATATTATCTACATCTTGAAGATACATTGCTATTCTTTCTAATCCATAAGTTAATTCAGCTGATTCAAGTTCACAATTTATTCCTCCAACTTGTTGGAAATATGTAAACTGAGTTATTTCCATACCATCAAGCCAAACTTCCCAACCAAGGCCCCATGCTCCAAGTGTAGGTGCTTCCCAATTATCTTCTACGAATCTAATATCATGTTTTAATGGATCTATGCCTATCACTTTTAAACTTTCTAAGTATAATTCTTGTATGTCTTCTGGAGAAGGCTTAATAATTACTTGTAACTGATGATGTTGATATACTCTATTTGGGTTTTCTCCATATCTTGCATCTGCTGGTCTTCTTGAAGGCTCTACATACACCACTTGCCATGGTTCAGGTCCTAAAGCTCTTAAAAATGTATTGGGATTCATTGTGCCAGCACCCTTTTCCACATCATAAGCTTGCATTATAATGCAACCTTTTTCTCCCCAGTATTTTTGTAATTTTAACATAAGGTCTTGTAAATACAATTTAACTCCTCCTTCTTCTTTTCAGACAATAAAAATACCCCTCATCCCTATATAGGGACGAAAGGTTAGTTCCGCGGTTCCACCCTATTTGGTACAAATGTACCCACTTAAATAGTTGCTCAGAGGTGCCTTCAATTAATATACTATTCCAGGCTCACACCATCCCTGAATCGCTTTTATAATATAGTTAATTTACTAATCCTCTTCATAGCAAAAAGTGTTATATTATAATAATCTACCAGAAACTCATCATATTGTCAATATCATCTTTGTTTTTATATTATTCACCAGTAGTTTCATTTTTATTTTTT
The DNA window shown above is from Senegalia massiliensis and carries:
- the glyQ gene encoding glycine--tRNA ligase subunit alpha — translated: MYLQDLMLKLQKYWGEKGCIIMQAYDVEKGAGTMNPNTFLRALGPEPWQVVYVEPSRRPADARYGENPNRVYQHHQLQVIIKPSPEDIQELYLESLKVIGIDPLKHDIRFVEDNWEAPTLGAWGLGWEVWLDGMEITQFTYFQQVGGINCELESAELTYGLERIAMYLQDVDNIFDINWTKDIKYGEIFKQAEFEHSVYSFEKAKKDVLFNLFSVYENEAKALIEEGLVYPAYDYVLKCSHAFNILDARGAISVTERTGYISRVRNLARLIASKYIEKREALGFPLLKEEK
- the glyS gene encoding glycine--tRNA ligase subunit beta, producing the protein MSKYLLEIGTEEIPYRFMQNTLEQMKDNMQELLNENRVNYEKISTFGTPRRLVLFIEGISDMQSDLEETVKGPSKKIAFDDNNNPTKALLGFARGQGVDIEDIIIDEFNGEEYVFANKHVEGTNTKDILKQNISDYIKKIHFPKPMKWGGKNIKFARPIRWLVSIFNSEIVEFDLEGIKGSNITRGHRFLGSDNIKIENTDEYFTKLKENYVIVDQEKRKEIIKTGCVKLAKEKGGNLLQDDELLEELIYIVEYPTPLRGRIKEEYLKLPKEVIITPMKEHQRYYPVIDDKGNLLPYFIAVRNGNSEHIDIVTKGNEKVLDARLEDAKFFYNEDVRRPLEEYVESLKTIVYQEKLGTIFDKTQRINELSIDIAKELDLGEETEKNIDRASLLSKADLVTKMVNEFTELQGIMGREYAKIAGENEVISLAIYEHYLPRFAGDNLPTTTAGAIISIADKLDSICGGFAIGMKPSGSQDPYGFRRLALGIINIILDKNLDLSLNSSIDNSLRIYIENELYFDFDKVKCQITEFFNVRIKNMFIDKGIRYDIIDAVISTGNDNITDMEVRIEQLDKWSKNEDVEEILAAFNRVSKIAEKAENDEISVDLLKEEKEKALYEKYIEIKTEVHENIQEKEYYEAIEKVAELRNPIDEFFDNVMVMVEDELIKNNRLALIKSIYNMMLEVCDLSKISRD